The genomic stretch ccatctaagccaccaggaaagctctagGTGTCTTTAGGATTTGTTCATTTCATCTAAATTATCTAATTTGTTGGGGTACAATTTTTCAATATATTGTtctatccactccagcactcttgcctggaaaatcccagggatggaggagcctgataggctacagtccatggggttgcaaagagttggacacgactgagcaataattaattaattaattaattaataatcctttttatttctgtaatgtCAGTGGTAATGCCCTCTCTTTCTGATTCTGgtaatttgagtcttctctcttttcctgtcAATTCCATTGATcttttcagagaaccagcttttggttgaatcagttttctctattgttttcctatccGTCATTATTTTTCACTCTGATatttgttatttcctttcttctgtttgctgtgggtttagtTTGCTATTTTCCCTGTGTCTTACTATGGAAGATTAGGTTACAGCTACACATCTCCCTGTGAGCATTGCTGTAGTTGTGTCCCACAAGTTTTGATATGTTGTATATTCATTTCCATTCATCTCAAAGTATTTCCTGATTTTACTTTTGATTTATCATTTGATGCATTGGTCCTTCAGGAGTGAGTTACTTTTCACATGTTCATGagttcccaatttttttttctgtttttaattctaatttcattcagtcgtgactggaaaacatcagtctgccagttcagttgctcagttgggtgcTACTCTTTGCATccgcatggaccgcagcacgccaggcttccctgtccaccaccaactcctggagttggagaacatactttgtataattgctttcctttcagttttgttgAGGTTTCTTTCATGGCCGAGCATATAGTCTGTCCTGAAGGATGTGTATTCTGTTGCTGTTGGGTGAAGTGTCCTAAGGACATCTATCAGGTCTAGTTTATAGCGTGGTCAAGTCTTCTGTTTCCTTGTTGATCTGTCTACTCGTTCTTTCCCTTCTTGAAGGTGGGGTTATAAAGTCTTCAACTATTATTGAGTCAGacatattctaaaatttttattgtggaaaatttAAAGCACACAGACTAGTATAATGTACTCATCACTCAAACTTTAACATGTAtcaacattttgcttttttttttttttttggctgtgctgtggcacgcgagatcttagttccttgaccagtgatcaaacccatgccccctgcagtggaagcactgagtcctaaccaccggaccaccagggaattcccaacattTTGCCAATCTTGTTGAATCTACTCTTCcacacttttttccttttgtcttttcctttaaaGCACATCCCAGATGCCTTATCAACAGTACatgcatctgtacatgactgtaACAGATAAAGATGTTTCTAAACTGAGCCCCAACACTGTTAGCAAAAGTGAACAGTTCCCCAGTACTTCCTTGTCCTTAATCCTCTGTTCATTTGTCTGAGCTGTCCAGGCAGCCTCTTCAAGGTTCTTGTGTGTTTCACGGCAGGAAGGCTAATTGGAGGGGGTCTTTGGAAGGGACGACTTTGGCCAGAGTTGAGGGGGTGTGAGTCCTCATGAGCTCTTCTTTGGTCTGTTTCAGGAACAAATGTGGTATCTGGGGCTGGCGGTCTGAGAAGATGGAAACCGTTAGCGGCTACGAGGCCAAGGCAGGAGAGCCTAGTGGTAGGGGCTGGGGTAGGAGACAAGGCCCAGGAACTCTGCCCCTTCTCCGTATCCACCCCATGTGGAGGGACAGACTGAGCAGTCCCCGGGCTCCAGAAGCCCCGTGTGGCCCCTGCTGAGCCCACAGGGATCACCCACAGCACAGACCCCCACCTGGATCACCAAGATGAAGCGAGGAGCATTTCCCCTCATTAGTGACACCCTGGGGTTCAAACCCCACcgcctccactgcagggagcgAGATCTCACCTGTCCCTGGAGACAAGAGGCCTTGGGTCCTGTGCTAGTGAGGCTAAATGTGAGGAACAGGCTCCGAGCCCCCAGCTCCCCGTGTCCCCCCTGCTCCCCAGGTGTACAGTGCCACCAACGTGGAGCTGGTGACACGCACACGCACGGAGCACCTCTCTGATCAGGACAAGGCGAGGATCAAAGGTAAACCCAGGTGCGCCTACCCGCTGCCCAGTCACACCGTATGAGGGGGATCACCCTTGTGTGGGATCAGGGCCAGAGTGTCTGGGCCAAGCTGGGAGGCATCCCCATTCCCATCTACTCTGCCTCCCAGTACCCAGGAGGCTCCCAGGGTGGAAGGTGGGTGTGGGCTGTCTGGGGGCAGTGGCCCCAGGTCCCCTGATGGGCTCCATCACTTCTCCTTAGGGGGGAAGACTCCATTCCAGTCCTTCCTTGGCATTGCCCAGCAGCACTCCTCCCACAATGGGGTGAgccagggctggggggtgggtgCTGGGGGCTGGCTGGCAGGGGCCActgggcagggccaggccagCGCCTCCGGAGCACTAAGCCTAGTCCTGGGGCCCACGCAGGCTCCTGTGCAGCAGGCAGCCAGCCCTACAAACCCCACAGCCATTTCCCCCGATGAATACTTTGACCCCAACTTCAGCCTGGAGTCGAGGAACATCGGCCGCCCCATTGAGATGTCCAGCAAAGTACAGAGGTGAGGTCTGAGGGCTGgttgcaggcttccctgtgtgCCCCCAAGCCCTTGTAGATTCCCCTCACACACGGGGCCCCCTGGAGTGGAGGGACCGTTCACCCAGCCAGCTGCCTTCTAGACTATTCCCTGGGGGCAGAGGTCTGGCTTTGGTTACCATGGTCCTCAGCATCCAGCTTGGGACTTTGCTTAGAGGCCTGGTCACTCTTCctggtgaatgaatggatggctTTCCGTTCAATTGAATGAGTACCTGCCGGGGGCCAGCTTGTGGCAGAGGGGAAAGGCACGAGGCTCTCACACCTCCTGGCTTTGGGGCCTGAGGAATCATCTTCCCCTCTGAGAGTCTAGACCCCCCTCGGTAAAATGAGAACAGTCGCATTTGACCATCCGCTCACAAGGTGCTGGGAGGCCCTGATAAGCTGTGAGTTCTAGAATTTCCCATGGGCCCTGCACTCTACCTGGAGCTTCACATGGGCTCCCTCAGGCAGGGACTGGGATGTGACCCTAGTGGTACAGTCCTaaactgtgtgtgtggggggtgaggggggggaTGAGGTGCTGGCTGTGGGCTGAGGAGGAGGATGGGCCAGGCtgagcctggggcctggggacagCCTGGGCTGTAGGTCCAGAAGGACATAAGCTCCCAGGGTAAGCAGGCAGAGGCCGCTGAGCAGAGAGGGCCCCCCAGGCACGGCAGACAGCATGCGCAGAGGCAGAGAAGGTGGGCCGCAGCAGAGGGGCCACCAGAGGGTCCTTGACCCACATCCTGTGGCTGGCCGGGCAGGTTCAAGGCGACGCTGTGGCTGAGTGAGGAGCACCCGCTGTCCCTGGGGGACCAGGTGACACCCATCATTGACCTGATGGCCATCAGCAACGCTCACTTTGCCAAGCTGCGTGACTTCATCACCTTGCGCCTTCCGCCTGGCTTCCCAGTCAAGATTGGTGAGAGGGTGGTTGGGGCAGCAGGAGGGTCCCAGGCAGCACCgatgccgcccccccccccccgccccccgcccagggGAGTGGTGGCAGGGCTGGCTCAGGCTGCTGGTCTCCTCACAGAAATCCCCCTCTTCCACGTGCTCAACGCCCGCATCACCTTCAGCAACCTATGTGGCTGCGATGAGCCCCTGAGCTCGGTGTGGGTGCCGGCGCCTGGCTCTGCTGTCACAACTTCAGGTACCACTGAGGGCGGGCGTGGGGCCGTGAGGTTTGCCCGCCTCTGTGTGCCAGGGAGGGGGGCTGAGCACGACCCCTCTGCTGCGCCCAGGGAGCCCCTTCCCCTGTGAGGTGGACCCCGCTGTGTTCGAGGTGCCCGAGGGGTACAGCGTGCTGGGTGCGGAGCGCAGCGAGCCCCTGCGTGACGAGGATGATGACCTGCTGCAGTTTGCCATCCAGCAGAGCCTCCTGGAGGCGGGCACGGAGGCAGAGCAGGTGGGGTGTGGGCCGGGCCGGGCCCTGGGCGTGGGCCTGGGTGGCAGAGGTGACAGCTCGGGGCTCTGGCTGCTGCAGGTGACTGTCTGGGAAGCCCTGACCAACACCCGGCCTGGTGTCCACCACGCTCAGGCCACAGCCTATGAAGAGCAGCTTCAGCTGGAGCGGTGAGCTCGTTGGGACCGAACGGGGCCAGGTCTCAGCCCTGCCCTGGCTCACGGGTCCTGCCAGCCCTGGGGGCTCTTGGCTGGTGGGGAGTAGGGAGTGGGGAGGTGCTGGCCCCAGGACCCCACACCCTCTCTGAGGCCACACTCCATCCTCAGGGCTGCCCACCAGGGAGGGCGGCAGGCATGAAGCCTGGGGAGACAGGACCCTGCCATGTCTCTTCTCTCCGGTCTTCCCgtcccagcctccctgcccttATGTGCGCCCTCCACAGCCGTGGCCCAGCCCTTGGTCCCCTCCCCAGCCTTAGCGCTCACGGGTCTGCTCTCCCCTCTTATGCCTGGCCTGGAAGGGCCCTCCAGGAAAGCCTGAGGATGTCCACAGAGCCCGGGGGTCCGGGCTCCCCGCACAGGACGCCCCCAACCCCGGCCCCCCCCAGCTTTGAGGAGCAGCTTCGCCTGGCCCTGGAGCTGTCCTCGCGGGAGCAGGAGGAGCGGGAGCGCCGGgggcagcaggaggaggaagaCCTACAGCGGATCCTGCAGCTCTCACTCACTGAGCACTGAGCCCCTGCCCTCGGGAGGGCGTCTGGGCTGCTCCCCCACCCacttttgtaatttatttatttataaacactCAGCTGCTGGGCTCAGGGGCCTGGAGCCCTAGAGAGGGGAGCTGGCCTTGAGACCGAGATGGAAATAAAGAGACCCTCAGCAGCAGGCTTGCTCTGCTCAgtgtggggtgggggtcggggggccTGGTGGGGGGTACCAAGATGAGACACTGTTAGgacttggatttgaatcctgacCGTGGCCCCCTTGGCCTGTTTCCTCAGCTTTAAATGAGACCCCCTCCAACACTCAGGGCTGCTGGGAGGGTAAGATGAGCTGACAGGTTGTCAAGCACCCTCTGGGTAGGTGCTCCGTGAACATCACGTCCCCTGAGCCCCATCCCACCTGCTGGAGACCCGGGCTTTCCTGGAATTTGGAAAGGGCAGAGGCTGGTTCTCCAGGTGGCTCGGAGGTGGTGCCCAGGCCTGGGTTCCTGCCCCTACCTACCCTGGCAGGTTCGACTGCAGTGACATTAGACAAGTCACTTCCCTCTACCGCGGCCCTGAACCTGCTCAGCCCCGCCCAGCCTACTTCCAAGGTGGCCCCAAGGACCCCTTGTGAGCCTGTGGGTTcgttctaaatccagcctgacaTCCCCTGAAGCCGCGTGGAAGTGCCAAGACCAGCCAGCAAAAAGAAATAAGTCTGGGGTGCCTCCACTTAAGACCCACCGTGTCTGGTCCTCTCCAAGACCTGGGTCCTCACCTCTGCCTCCCTGGGCTCCACCTCTACGGGGTAACAGGATGGTTGAGGCCCAGAGCACAGCTCAGGTGACCCAGCCGGGCGGAGCCGAGGACTGGGGCTGGGGCGCCTCCTGGGAGGAGGGACCGAATCCTGGAGCGCTGCGTAGTCTGCCTTTTCCCGCCGCTGGGGCCCGGAGCCTCACctgcgccccgcccccggccccgcccccaacGTGCTTTGAGGGGCGGGGGCGAGGCGGAGACGCGGAGGGAGGGGCGGTGGCCACTGAGTGCCGGCTCCGCAGGCCGGGCTGGACGGGTGTCTGGCCCTTTAAGGTCCGCCCCGAGGAGGTGCCAGGCCCTGGTGGCGCCGGACTCTCCTTCCTGGTCCTGAGGGGCAGGGACCGTCTGTCCGCGGGGCGACGAGGGAGGGCGCCGCGCCGTACCGGCCCAGGGGCCCCCGGCCTGGCCCTATGGCCCTGGTCACAGTAAGCCGCTCGCCCCCGGCCAGCGGCCACTCCACGCCTGTGGGGCCCACGGTGAGTCTGGCTTGGCTGTGGTCCTGCCCACGCAGTTGGCTGCCAGTTGGGCCTGGAGGAGTGCTTGCTGCTCACGGGCAGCCTCCCCTCAAGCCTAGGGGTGTGCGGAGGGGGCGTTCACGTCTCAGGCTGGAGCGGCTTGGGGGAGATCTTGAGGCAACCGGGGACTCGGACCAAGGCAAGATCCGGAGCCCCGAGCGCCTGCGGAGGCCCTACCCTGCTCTGGGCCCAGACCTGGGCCAAACCCTCAGGCATCTCCAGCAGCGCTCCCCCTCCCTTACCTCTGGCTGCCGGCCTGGACCTGGGCCCGGCTCCGCCAGTGTCTCCACGTGGAAAGTGGACTGGAACAGAAAAGGATCTGACACCCTTTCTGGTTCCTTTCCCCACTGcttgggcggggccggggggggggtGACGAGGGAGGGGGGCGGATCCCtgcacccccaaccccagcacCCTGAACCTGGGGAGGAGTCCTTTCCCACCACTTCACTCTGCCCTGGGGGCTGCCTTCTCAGCAGGACCAGGTGTCCCAGCGCAGAAGCCGGCTCCAGCGAAGGTGAGCGCctctccctacacacacacctcCATCCAGCCACCAGGCTTGGCCACTGCCCTCTGGGAGGACTTGCAGCCAAAGCCAACTACTTAGTATGTGGGGACAGAGTTGCTAGTGGGCACAGCTGGCTGCCTTTGCTTCCATCTTCCCCCAGTCAGTTGAAGCTCCTTCATCCACTATCCTGGCCCTGGTTCTGGCCAATGGCAGGGCCTGAGGACTCCTGGGGCCCCACCAAGTTCACAGTTATTTATTGAGTTAGGCAGATGGGAAGGGAAAGTTGGCTCGAGGCTTGAGAGCCGCCAAGGCAGTGGTTCCCAAAGCACTGAGGTGGCATCACCTGGCAACTGGGTAGGGATGCACCTTctcaggcctcctctccaggCCCACTGACTCTTTGGGGATGGGGGCCAACACCTGATTTAACAAATCCTCCAGGTGGTTCTGGGGGGTTGACTCCCCTGtcctgaggggtgggatgggccaTCACGGTATCACTTTTCCCCTGCTCCCCTTCCAGACAGAGCTTTGCAGTACTCCGAGGGGCTGTCCTGGGACTGCAGGATGGAGGGGATGATGGAGATGCCTCCAGGCCAAGCCCAGAGCCAGCGGAGGAGCCCCCCGGGGAAGGGCAGCCCCACGGGGACCAGACAGACAATGGGCATGGGCCCGCGAGTCCCGGCAAGCAGGAGCAGAGTCAACACGTGCACCTCATGGTGGAGCTGCTGAGGCCACAGGATGACATCCGCCTGGTGAGGCCCTGTCCAGAGCCCTCTGGTCCCCTGAAAGGGGAGACAG from Budorcas taxicolor isolate Tak-1 chromosome 25, Takin1.1, whole genome shotgun sequence encodes the following:
- the ANKRD13D gene encoding ankyrin repeat domain-containing protein 13D isoform X2 translates to MVQLVLQYRDYQRATQRLAGIPELLNKLRQAPDFYVEMKWEFTSWVPLVSKMCPSDVYRVWKRGESLRVDTSLLGFEHMTWQRGRRSFIFKGQEAGALVMEVDHDRQVVHSETLGLALHEPEVLLAAMRPSEEHVASRLTSPIVSTHLDTRNVAFERNKCGIWGWRSEKMETVSGYEAKVYSATNVELVTRTRTEHLSDQDKARIKGGKTPFQSFLGIAQQHSSHNGAPVQQAASPTNPTAISPDEYFDPNFSLESRNIGRPIEMSSKVQRFKATLWLSEEHPLSLGDQVTPIIDLMAISNAHFAKLRDFITLRLPPGFPVKIEIPLFHVLNARITFSNLCGCDEPLSSVWVPAPGSAVTTSGSPFPCEVDPAVFEVPEGYSVLGAERSEPLRDEDDDLLQFAIQQSLLEAGTEAEQVTVWEALTNTRPGVHHAQATAYEEQLQLERALQESLRMSTEPGGPGSPHRTPPTPAPPSFEEQLRLALELSSREQEERERRGQQEEEDLQRILQLSLTEH
- the ANKRD13D gene encoding ankyrin repeat domain-containing protein 13D isoform X1; this translates as MAGPGPTFPLHRLVWANRHRELEAALHSRQHDIEQEDPRGRTPLELAVSLGNLESVRVLLRHNANVGKESCQGWAVLQEAVSTGDPEMVQLVLQYRDYQRATQRLAGIPELLNKLRQAPDFYVEMKWEFTSWVPLVSKMCPSDVYRVWKRGESLRVDTSLLGFEHMTWQRGRRSFIFKGQEAGALVMEVDHDRQVVHSETLGLALHEPEVLLAAMRPSEEHVASRLTSPIVSTHLDTRNVAFERNKCGIWGWRSEKMETVSGYEAKVYSATNVELVTRTRTEHLSDQDKARIKGGKTPFQSFLGIAQQHSSHNGAPVQQAASPTNPTAISPDEYFDPNFSLESRNIGRPIEMSSKVQRFKATLWLSEEHPLSLGDQVTPIIDLMAISNAHFAKLRDFITLRLPPGFPVKIEIPLFHVLNARITFSNLCGCDEPLSSVWVPAPGSAVTTSGSPFPCEVDPAVFEVPEGYSVLGAERSEPLRDEDDDLLQFAIQQSLLEAGTEAEQVTVWEALTNTRPGVHHAQATAYEEQLQLERALQESLRMSTEPGGPGSPHRTPPTPAPPSFEEQLRLALELSSREQEERERRGQQEEEDLQRILQLSLTEH